The DNA region GTATACGTCACTCTTTTCTGTTATTTTCAAGCTGTATCCGTATTCTGCAATAAGAGAGGATATTAATTAGTTTACAATCtcaaattttgttttgtttttctcGAGTAAAGTAGTTACCAGGAGCGATGTAGCCATATGATCCTGCTACCATGTTTGAATATCTTGACGTTTCTGAAGAATTTACGAGCTTTGCTAGACCAAAATCTGCTAGAAAAGCTTCGAATAAAGGACCGACTAAAATGTTGTTGGTCTTTATATCTCGATGGACTATTGGAGGGATACAGTCATGATGAAGATAAGCTAAACCTTGTGCTACTCCCATCATGATACTGTACCTCGAATTCCAATCGAGGCTAATTTTTTTCTCGTGGAGTAATCTGGCCAAACTCCCATTACTTATGTAATCGAACAGGAGCAACCTGGTTTTCCCATTATCACAACAACCTAGTAATCTTAAGATGTTTTTATGTCTTACTGATCCCAGGGCAGCAACTTCTGCAGAAAATAAGTCTCTTTGTGGAATCTCCCCTCTCTTCTTCGGCCAGAGTTTCTTGACTGCAATGACCTGTCTCATTGGTGTCTCGACTCGGTAAACGATCCCTGATCCACCTCGCCCCACGATATTTGAATCGAAGAGCTTCGTTACCACGTCTTCTATGGAGAAATTTAGCCTTTGGAATGGGGTGAAGCGCCATACCAAGGTGTTTTCTTCTTCACGAGTCTtgaaaacactctttcgagctCTCTCGAAAAGCATTGTTCCTATGGTTAAGATGATTAAAATCGTAATGACAATGAGGACTATGACAATTGTCATATTTTTTATGAGTTTCTTGCTCTGGTGATTTTCGATAGCATGGCACTTGTTCCCTGGAAAACAGAGTTCTTGGTTTCCGAAAAACGTGCTATTTGGAAGTTCTTGGAAGAATTTGGTATTGGGAAGCGAACCCGAGAAATTGTTGTATGAAACATTCAAAGAAACAAGATTATCTAGATTGCTGATAACCTGTAAACTTCCTGCCAACATGTTGTGAGATAAGTCCATGTTGGAAAGCTTAGAAAAATTCGAAAAGCTTTCCGGTATTGGCCCTGTTAAAGAATTCGAGCTCAAATTTAAGAGTATGTCCAGTTCTTGAAGGTACCCAATCTCATCTGGAATGGTACCACTGAGTCTGTTGCTACTTAAATCAAGCAACTGTAAATCCTTACACAGGCCAAGTGATTCAGGGATTGATCCTGATATGTTATTTCCACTCAGAATAAGCTTATTCAGCGACAAAAGGTCACCTGTATTTTCCGGGATGGTGCCTGATATATAATTCATTGAAATATCCAGAACATTTAGCTTAAAGAGACGGACAAAAGAAAGAGGAATCATGCCTTGAAGCTTGTTTCCATGAAGATCAACCATTTCCAGCTCTTTACAGTTACCGATTTCTTGTGGgatttttccagaaaattggtTTTCAGACAGCTCGAGGAAACACAAATTCTCAAGCATCCCAATTTCTGACGGGATTTCACCATGTAACAGGTTTGACCCTAAGCGTAACCGAGTTAAGCTGCTGCAGTTGCCGATATCCTGCGGAATTTGACCCAAAAGCTGATTCGAAAGCAACAGAAGTTTGGTTAGGTTCTTGAGATTCAATATAGCTTTCGGAACTTCCCCGGTAAGAGAATTGTGAGAAAGGTCCAAAGCTTGAAGTTTCTGGCAATTGGCCAACTCTTTCGGTATCTCTCCATGGAGCTTATTCTGCCAAGCGAAGAACAGAGTGAGCTCTTTTAATTCCCCGATTTGAGATGGGATTTCTCCAGAAATATTGTTGTTATCCAATTCGACCTGCTTCAAGTTCGAAAAATTGCCAATAAAATTCGGTATCACACCAGTAATATTATTATCAGACAAGAGAAGCTCCTCCAGGGATTCAATATATTGAAGAGGTGATGGGATTTCTCCTGTCAAAAAGTTGAGCGACAAATCGAGCACCTTCAAACTCGAACAGTTTCCAAGAGATCCTGGAATTGTTCCTCGCAGATTATTTTGCCATAACAGCAGCCTTCTCAGGTTTTTAAGGTACCCGATTTCCACTGGAACTTCACCCGATATTTGATTCTCGTATATAAACAGATTCTCCAATGATGAACAGTTACTCAGTTCCAGAGGGATCCCGCCGGTTAAGTTTGCTGTGTAAATTGAAATGGTCTTCAGATCCTTCAGTGCTCCTAAAGTACGAGGAATCTGGCCTGTGATTCCGGTATCTGCAAGCCCTAAAAAGCTCAGCCTTGCACAATCTGATAACTGAGCTGGTATTTCGCCATTTATACCGATGTTCCCACCTGCACGAAGGATTTCAAGAAACACTAACCGGCCTATGTCTGCAGGAATCTTGCCAGTGAGCATGTTGTCAAACAGTTCAAGCTGCTGCAATTGCGTGCAGTTTCCAATATTGGTCGGGATTTCTCCCTGCAAGAAGTTGGAATTCAACGACAGTTGGCGCAGTTTCAACAGGCTTCCAATTTCACTAGGTATCCCCCCAGTTAAATTGTTAGAGCTGAGGTCCAAAGTGATCAGAGAAGATAAGTTTCCGACCGAAACCGGGATTTCACCGCTGAGATTTCCATTCGAGATGATAAGAACTTGAAGAAAGTTGAAGGCAAAAACCTGAGCCGGAAATTTAGCAGGTAGATTAATAGAAGTAATAGTAATCTCATTCACAAATCCTTCACTGTTACATTTGATGTAATCCCATTTGCATGGATATTGATCGTTGGGATTCCAAGAAGAGAAGTAACTCGAAGAAGGCGAGGAATTATTGAAAGTCGAAAGCCATGACAGAAGAGCGAGGCCTTCTTGGTTCAATGCAGATATGGTGGGAAACAAACATATTTTAAGAAACAAGAGAAATAAGGTAACCATTTTGCTTGACATGATAAGTTTTTTGTGATCTCCTACTGTTGTGTTTCCATCCTTTTTCTAGGAAACTAAAGTGACTGATGTTTTTTGAATCGATATCTTTATCATATTCATTAAATATTGTTAAAAGGGTCCCTATTGGTGTCGGAGATATCTTAGATATATCATATATGCACTCATATATATATGCACACATAGTTTTGGACaccaaaaatttattaatatattagagGTGATTTTTACTAGACAAGACACGAATTTTCAGGGAAAAAATTCATACAAAGAATTAACAACTTTATTCCCTGAATCCCCTCTCTTGCCCTTACTCAGCCAGCacctttttaaatttttgtataaATGGAAAGAACAAGTATGGCCATGTTGATGAGAATCATGGAGATAAAATGGTTACCGGTACCAGGATTCGCAGGGTACGGAGTATATCTTCGTGCCCGTTTTGTCATGTTCATTGCAAGGTTACATGTTTTCTACTATGCACCGATGGCACTGATTTCTTGTCCGCATGAATCTTGTCACTTGCAATTATTAACAAGTTGGTTTTTTTCcctgattttatatttttttctgagGCGATCATTGTCGTTGAGAAACAATGATTGTTCTAACAAGTCGAGATCGAAACATAATATTTAAGTtgttaatcaaaattttaagttataataaaatatattatttatgtgGTTTGAACGGAGAAATTGTGAATGAAAGGGGTAATGGCTTACGAGATGACCCAAAACaatagaaaaaataattaaCTCGGACAGGTTTAAGCCTACATCCAAAAAATTTACAATGAATAGCAGTGTAATTAAAAACGATGTAAAACAGTGGAATGGgaagaaaaatgagaaaaaaaaattaaattttgtaaGAAATTAATCATTAGTCTAGATTTTTTGTGAACATAATATGTCCAAGTATCACAAAATAATGTGGACATATTGCCAACAAAAAGATGTAAAGACACCACaaaactttaagcataaaaaaTATATCTCAGATGTGTAACCAATTATACACGCCATACCTCATCCAGTGAAGCCCCATAGTTCTTTTTCCCATGCATGCATCTGCTCCAAATTTAAGACTTTGGCtctttatatttaataataaattgaCAAAGAAATTAGGTTTCTTTTATCTTAGATGACGAACCATATGTGGTATATATACCAGGCGACAAAGCTCCGATCGAGCTCGACGAATTCAGACGAGAGTATTTGCAAAAGATTATGTTTATAGATATATATTCATgtaaatttggttaagttttttttattaaaagaaaattatcTTTAAAAAGGTGATGTGATGAGTAACTGATAAAAAAAAAGGTGGGGAAAAGGCAATCCCTCCCTCCACCATGTGTGTTGACAGCTAAACCTATTTTTAGAAGTATTCCAATTGGATTGTTGTTCTGATATCAACTTTTCATTTGTCTACAGCACTTTAAAAGCGACCCTGAAGGCTACTTATATCTCTTTCAGTGTGGTGTCTATTAGTGATGGATTTGGAGTAGTCAGTCCCAaatcttataaatatataatagctAATTTTCAATAAATTATAGACATGTCGGAGCTCGACTTTCTTGATCAATTGCTTGAGAATAAAAATGTCTAAAATTGTTTATAGCTAGTTTAGGTACGGTTTTTCGTCCTgctataaaatgtttaaaataaataaatttttactacaagttttaaatttcgaatttGTCTTTAAGATTCCTATGTTTTAGGGgagaaaaaaatgaagtgtaACTAGTTTGTTagatttctctcaaaattttcttAATAATTCAATGTTTATACGATGGTTAGTTAATTAAGCATGCGTTGGAGGCATACGACATGAGTGGGCCACCGCTAATTATTTGTAAACACAGTCCATTGGATCGAAAATATAGCCCATCTGTAAGGCATGTAAAGTCTAGTTAAGTGAACTTGGGCCATTTGATTCTGAAATTTTATCTGGAGTTGAGAGGCAGAATTTTAAGTTAATATTCGAAAATATGTTATTCTTACAAAATTGACTCTCTTGAGTtggagaattgtgttgcaactGTGTTCCAAAACCTCGTCCCAATCTTAAAACCTTAGTGTCAGATATGTTATAATTCATCGGCTAACCAACCGTTTACTTCTCTATTTCTGTAGAATTGTGCTGCAAACTTGCAGCTGGGTTTCGGTTTAACCGTCGCTATATAAAActtgcgacggttttattaaaaccgttgcTACTTATAGCGACGGCTTAAACAAACCGTCGCCAATTAGCAACGAGGAGCAAATTAGGCGACGGAATAAAACCGTTGTATTTAAGATCGGCGACGGTTTCAAGAGAACCGTCGCTACTAGCGacaattaaaataaaccgtCGCCTTCTAGATCGGCGACCgttttattaaaaccgtcgctaatagcgacggtagAATCAAAAAACGTTGCTAAAAGCGACGGTTTATGACAAACCGTCGcacattgtctataaatatttCCTTCCCCCCTAAGCCACTTCACTCACATCTGCGATAAAAAACTTCAATATTGAacgattttagttttgatttaGGGTAAATTTTTTGCGATTCAATTCTTGGTGAATTTCTGAATATTGgttaaaatcatgaatttttgTTAGCTTGTAGTGCAGGTCATTTTCCAACTGAATTTATTGCGCGTTCAAAGTGCTCCGGACGTCTTCTACGTTcatattgtaagttttttttttagatttatacatagtttaattaattgattttattcCATGTTATTTaggaaattaaataatatatattacatgtttaattttttattaaaatattatataatttaatttatagaaattgtaaatattaaaattattaaattggtCTACTTATGTTgttgaatttaatttatatatatttatataaatggtcaacattaaaattattacatatattaattaatttaattaatgagtAAAAATGATAGCGATAAagtaaaatacattttatttatttatttataagatAAAATGAATAACGATAAAAATTAGATGTATCGTCGGTTGAAGAATGGATTTCTAACGGATGAATATTGTGTTGGTGTAAAGTCGTTTGTAACATTTGCACTTAGTCATACTGAGTGTTTATTAAACGGAAATATCCGTTGTCATTGcaatcaaaaaaaaatttcagaacAAAATATATTTAGATGAAGATACCATCAAGGTACATCTCGGTCGTTATGGATTTGTATCAGATTACTACAATTGGTTTTTTCATGGAGATGAATACATTCATCCATTATATCCTAATTTTAATATGGAAGCTCCTTCGTCATCTTTGTTTCGTGTTGCACCACCAATTGTTCAAACTACATTTTCGGATTTTTTTGATACTAAATAATATTATGATTGAATCGTTTCGTGTACGAAAACAATGAAATCCattcatttttaattaataatatcaaattttaattctcccTATTTTTTGCGATGAAAATAGTGTGAGGGCGTGGGCAGTTGGCGAGGCGCTAGAATAAAGGAAGGAAAGGGGAAATAGGGGTCTGGCTGGCATGTGATGCAAAGCCTACACTCATTATTAATTCACACGTCATAGGCGAGATTGTTGCAAGTATTTCCGTTTGGCCAATCTCACATTTCTTAATTGCAATCCTTTGAGAGTGATTGACGCTATAGAGTCTAGTACTAGCTTGAAATGAAATTTTTGGGTGGTGTTTATGTCATATCTGAAGTATTTCTCCCCCGTCATATGGTCAAATGTTAGTCATTGAATTGTCAACATATATGTcaatttttatgataatattgAAATAGAGAAGAAAACTCTTGATGTGAGCATATACTGACTCATGAAATTTTTTGACGGTATTTAAGTTATTTTTTATGATGGTTGGGACTTGGGACttagtaattaattaatatagatTTATGGATTATTAAAGTTACAGGAGTAACATATAAGACAGTAAAATTTCgtacaacaaaaataaaaatttgttttcGAGGTACGTGCCCGGCATGCGTAAGCCAAATGcatggaatttttttattactgttttcttaaTTTCTCGATCTTCTAGGGATCATTAATCAAGATTTCATTCAGAGTTGTCCATTTATTCTAATGACAATTAATTATCaaacaataattatttgatttaaaGCTGCAGCGGAAAAAtgttaaaatactttaaaacggacctcagagcctggaaaaatttcggcatgatcTCTCCGTAAGTAGGACATTCGGAAAAACTCAAACATcagtttatatcaaaatatactccaactagagtcaTAAACACAAAAACCGAAGTTAACAACCTATAGCcacactggccaggactaaacataaattaaaacttaccaaatactcaccagatcaTAAGAACCACAGAGTCGACTCAGAACATcacaaaaacaaccaaatatcactacagatacacggggcatctctTCGACAAATAAACTACAACACAAGACTAAaacaaactcaagacatacataaAGACTAACTGTGAGACTCCACTGAACGGAaacaagcaatccaacctcaatcccgagctccattggcggaacctcggcctgatgctgcaaaacgactcgggagatctaccatggtgccctgtagcaaccacagcagccccctcagaaaacaactgaggttaggattctggtataaaacagttcaacaataaacataaatcatgcataatcatataataaaatgtaatatgcaatgcatgaaaggctcaacgaataatcgggataacaggagccaacaaacggtatgataacaactggaataatgctcgagcaacaacataGGGGAGCTAaatcgtcatgcagctaaaccgccctgccaagtatgcgaggtatgccaaactgtgctgaataacacccctgactcggcctccataaAGCTGATACGGTATAACAGGATGTCACAAcagaacgaactagatgacacaatcccagcgTCCACCTCAAAAGTCTGCACTAACCACTgaattgttcaatcacatctacgatctcatgtgtataggcctatcagccacactatgatcccgagataaacaacaatgCCAGATAACAATGGATATCAAAAACGGCTAACAAGAGGacgatagggctcaacatgaatgtcataacagtATGCTCTATgataaatgccaataatatatCACAATAATAAAGATATATCACAACGAAGTCATTTAACAAATTACAACAGTTAACAAGTCATAGATACGTTCAGTGcaacacagaatgacaattaaacataatttatgttttatcgtcgtatgttaccgagctgtaacatacATATACCAACTTGACAATCCAATAACAACTTAACTTCAAGACTCTCGgtcaaaacaaaataacaatAAGTCGATCATGAAAACTACATTTCATACCAATGTCCAATTTGGCACAAAAGAGCATAAAATTCGTATCTCGCTCaatattaactcaaatcaatatccgcTAATTGGAAATGAAAGGTAACTCGAATATCCAACTTTTTCTAGAAGAAACCATCTTCCAAATCTCAGTAGATTAATCCCAGAATTATCAAGAACACCATGCCACTCAACAAATTTTCGGACAGAAATCTTCTACTGAGCAGTTTCTTAAAAACCATCATAACTTTGCACAAATCTTACTGGAATTTAACGATTCTTATATCATTACGAAGACAACACATAGCTTTACAACTTTCATTTGAATCAAGTTCAGAATCCGACTGCATATATGCCATAATCCCGAAATACAGTAGGTATTATACACAGCACAATTTCAGAATTCGATTTCGgcacattttggtagaaaaatcataacaaatctgTTTCTAATCAAAAACCCATTACTCCAGTCGCTATAAACAGCAAACTTAAACCACTACAAAGTTTGTTTGGTCAGTTCTACAAATTCAAACTATAAAAATCGCAGCAAAACAAAAACTCTCGCCCAAAAACCGGAAGAATTCACGCAGAAACAGAGCACTGGAACAGCAGCTTCGATCTACTCGtatccttgctcaaaattcaCGATTTATGGCTTGAATCGAAGCTTAGGATGTTAGGAAGACAACCCTTCAAACCGATCGAGATTTCGACGCCGGGCGGAGGATATATGGCTACTTCGTTACGGCTGCTCCTCAAGTGACGGGAATTGGGGGTTGAAGGAAtgagtttctttctttcttccttCTATCTCTTCTTGGTaagttgtgtgtatgtatatgtatatatatatcttgtgtatttggttactaaaataGTAACTCAAGTCCATTTATCACggtctgtatttatttttgCGTCTtttgttatttaaactctatatgtattttatatcgttaaattctctgatattctaaaatacatatttttaacatactttttgaatttatttggcataaataattattttaatttacaactcaataattattctaattatgtcaaattaccggataattaattacagggccttacaattctccacccttaaaacaaatttcgtcctcgaaatttctgTTTACACACATACATCTTATACACAATACGAAATCAACAATATATTACTAAGAATCAAACAGATATAGataaaatgagctgatttagacaatctatcaacaatcacccaaatcgcatcacaaccacgattagaacgaggtagatgagtcacaaaatccatagcaatgtgcTCTCATTTCCACTGCGGCACTTCAAGGCTATGTAACATTCCACCAGgtctcattctctcggctttaacTTGTTGGCACGTTAAACATTTGGCcacaaaatgataaatatatttCTTCATACCTTCCCACCAATAATGAGCTCTCAAGGTATGATACATCTTTCGAATTCCTGGATGAATACTGTatcgactacaatgtgcttctcgtaGTATAACTTCTTTCAAATCTATCAAATTAGGAACCACAAGTCTACCACTAAAGCGTAGACTACCATCTGAGGCAACACTAAACTTTTTTTTCTGACCTGTTCAAGACAATTCTTTTAATCTATGGATATGCGGGTCGGTTTTCTGTGCTGCTTTGATGCTGGATAAAATATGTGGCTCGACTTGAATATATgacattctgatttattcaaaaacaaagaaggagcatcgagaacatttaAGGTTGGTCCTCCAAACACTCAGAGCAGCGCAATTGTAtacaaaattttctaaatgtgaattctggctagacagagtagtatttctgggtcatgttatatcagCTCAAGAGTATCAGTGGATTCTACtaaagtggaagctgttatCAATTGGCCAACACCGACGAATATTTACgatattcgcagtttcttgggtttgACAGGATATTATAggcgttttattgaaggattttctattATAGCAAGGCCTATGACCCAATTAACGCAAAAAGATCGACGTTTTGTGTGGACTGATGAATGTGAGTCAAGTTTTCAGACTTTGAAGGAAAAGTTGACAATAGCTCCCGTGCTAGCTTTGCCATCAGGCTCAGGAAGATATGTTGTTTGTTCATATGCATCTCTAAGTGGACTTGGTTGTGCTCTAATGCAAAATGGGCGAGTGattgcatatgcttctcgtcagttgaagccgCATGAGACCCGATATCCAGTCCATAACTTAGagttggctgccattgtgtttgcattgaagttatggcgtcattatctgtacggtgaacAGTTTGTGATTTATTCGGATCACAAGAGTCTTAAATATCTTTTCACACAGCCTgacttgaacatgagacagcgtcgATGGATGGAGTTACTTAAaaactttgattgtgagattcagtatcaacCAGGTCGAATGAATTTTGTTGCACATGTCCTCAGCAAGTCACAATGCTATGCTGAAATCTTTGACTATCTCTAAAGTTCACAAGCACTTGGGAACTTCAGGATGGACTTATCAGATCAGTGGAGACTACTTTATAGTGTCATCTATTCAAGTCGAGCCACAGATTTTATCCATTATCAAAGCAGCACAGAAAACCACCCGCATATCCATAGATTAAAAGAATTGTCTCGAACAGGTCAGACAGAAAAGTTTAGTATTGCCTCAGATGGTGGTCTGTGCTTTAATGGTAGACTTGTGGTTCCTAATTTGATAGATTTGAAAGAAGCTATACTACGggaagcacattgtagtcgaCACAGTATTCATCCAGGAATTCGAAAGATGTATCATACCTTGAGAGCTCATTATTGGTGGGAatgtatgaagaaagatatttctcaTTTTGTGGCTAAATGTTTAACGTGCCAACAAgttaaagccgagagaatgagacCTGAAGAGAGAGaaggaagaaagaaagaaactcaATCCCCAATTCCCATCACTTGAGGAACAGCCGCGGCAAAGTAACCATATCTCCTCCGTCCAGCGTCGAAATCTCGATCGGGTCTGAAGGGTTGTCTTCCTAACATCCTAAGCTTCGATTCAAGCCATAAATCGtgaattttgagcaaggataCGGGTAGATCGAAGCTGCTGTTCCGGTGCTCTGTTTCTGCGCGAAttttttcggtttttggttgagAATTTTTGTATTGCTGCGATTTTTGTAGTTTGAATTTGTAGAACTAACATAAACAAACTTTGTAGTTGTTTAAGTTTGTTGTTTATAGCCACTGGAGTAATGGgttttttattagaaacagatttgttattatttttctaccaaaatgtgcCGAAATCGAATTCTTGAATTGTGTTGTGTATAATACCTACTGTATTTCGAGATTATGACATATATGCAGTCAGATTCTGAACTTATGATTCAAATGAAAGTTGTAAAGCTATGTGTTGTCTTCGTAATGATATAAAAATCGTTAAATTCCAGTAAGAGTTGTGCAAAGTTATGATGGTTTTTCAGAAACTGCTCAGTAGGAGATTTCTGTCCGAAAATTTGTTGAGTGGCAGGGTGTTCTTGATAATTCTGGGATTAATCTACTGAGATTGGGAAGATGGTTTCTTCTAAAAAAAAGTTAGATACTCCAGttatctttcatttccaattggCGGATATTGGTTTGAGTTAATATTGAGCGAGATACGAATTTTATGCTCTTTTGTGCCAAATCGGACATTGGTATGGAATGTAGTTTTCATGATCGGCTTATTGTTGTTTTGTTTAGGCCAAGATTCTTGAAGTGAAGTTGTTATTGGATTGTCAAGTTGGTATAGATATGTTACAGCTCGAtaacatacgacggtaaaacataaattatgtttaattgtcattttGTGTTGCACTGATCGTATCTATGACTTGTTGACTGTTGTAATTTGTTAAATGCCTTTGTTgtgatatatgtttattattgtgacatattattggcatttagcatagGACATACTGTTGAACCCTATCGTCCTTGTTAGCCGTTGTTGATATACattgttatctggcactgttgtttatctcgggatcatagtgtggctgataggcctatacacatgagaccgtagatgtgattgaacaattcCGTGGTTAatgcagccttttgaggtgagcgttgggattgtgtcatctagttcgttctgttgtgccatcctgttataCCGTATCAGCTGTGTGGAGGCGCCGAGTTaggggtgttattcagcacagtttggcatacctcgcatacttgacagggcggtttagctgcatgacaatgtagctcccctgtgttgttgctcgagcattattccagttgttatcgtaccatttgttggctcctgttatcccAATTATTagttgagcctttcatgcattgcatattacattttattatatgattatgcatgatttatgtttattgttgaaccgtttcataccagaatcctaacctcagttgttttttgaggggggctgctgtggttgctaCTGGGCACCATGGTAtatctcccgagtcgttttgcagcatcgggccgaggttccgccagtggatctcgggattgaggttggattgcttgttTCTGTTCAGTGGAATCTCACAGTTAGtttatatgtatgtcttgagtttgttTTAGTCATGTGTTGTAGTTTATTTGTCGGGGAGATGCCTCGTGTATCTATAGTGAtatttggttgtttttgtgATGTTCTGAGTCGACTCTGTGGTTCTGtgagtatttggtaagttttaatttctgttttcatggccagtgcggctataggttgtttGTTGACTTcggtttttgtttttatgactctagttggagtatatATTCATATAAACTGTTGTTTGAGTTTTTCGGgatcatgccgaaatttttctaggcctGAGGTtcgttttaaagtattttaaaccttttttccgctgcagttttaactcaaataa from Primulina tabacum isolate GXHZ01 chromosome 14, ASM2559414v2, whole genome shotgun sequence includes:
- the LOC142524735 gene encoding uncharacterized protein LOC142524735, producing MSSKMVTLFLLFLKICLFPTISALNQEGLALLSWLSTFNNSSPSSSYFSSWNPNDQYPCKWDYIKCNSEGFVNEITITSINLPAKFPAQVFAFNFLQVLIISNGNLSGEIPVSVGNLSSLITLDLSSNNLTGGIPSEIGSLLKLRQLSLNSNFLQGEIPTNIGNCTQLQQLELFDNMLTGKIPADIGRLVFLEILRAGGNIGINGEIPAQLSDCARLSFLGLADTGITGQIPRTLGALKDLKTISIYTANLTGGIPLELSNCSSLENLFIYENQISGEVPVEIGYLKNLRRLLLWQNNLRGTIPGSLGNCSSLKVLDLSLNFLTGEIPSPLQYIESLEELLLSDNNITGVIPNFIGNFSNLKQVELDNNNISGEIPSQIGELKELTLFFAWQNKLHGEIPKELANCQKLQALDLSHNSLTGEVPKAILNLKNLTKLLLLSNQLLGQIPQDIGNCSSLTRLRLGSNLLHGEIPSEIGMLENLCFLELSENQFSGKIPQEIGNCKELEMVDLHGNKLQGMIPLSFVRLFKLNVLDISMNYISGTIPENTGDLLSLNKLILSGNNISGSIPESLGLCKDLQLLDLSSNRLSGTIPDEIGYLQELDILLNLSSNSLTGPIPESFSNFSKLSNMDLSHNMLAGSLQVISNLDNLVSLNVSYNNFSGSLPNTKFFQELPNSTFFGNQELCFPGNKCHAIENHQSKKLIKNMTIVIVLIVITILIILTIGTMLFERARKSVFKTREEENTLVWRFTPFQRLNFSIEDVVTKLFDSNIVGRGGSGIVYRVETPMRQVIAVKKLWPKKRGEIPQRDLFSAEVAALGSVRHKNILRLLGCCDNGKTRLLLFDYISNGSLARLLHEKKISLDWNSRYSIMMGVAQGLAYLHHDCIPPIVHRDIKTNNILVGPLFEAFLADFGLAKLVNSSETSRYSNMVAGSYGYIAPEYGYSLKITEKSDVYSYGVVLFEVLTGMEPNDPRIPDGKHIVSWVYEELRKKPRDFTSILDQQLLLQSSTQTEEMVQLIGIALLCVNPCPDERPTMRDVTAMLEGIKHENEELEKPTNSFRQEMMLNTRSAVYCSSFRSSKPLIRSPLHSL